GCTCCACGACGAACACGTCGATCCGCAACCGGAGCAGGTCGTGGAAGGTCCGCACGTCCAACTCGGCGAACCGGGCCACGTGCACCTCGATCAACGGCAGCATCCCGCGATGCTATGCCGCCCGCCGTACGCCTCAGGCGGGGCGGGCGCCGACGGCGTCGCGGATCTCGGCGCCCCGGTCGCCCTCGGTGGCGCGGGCGCAGTGCGCGCAGCAGAAGAAGCGGCCGGAGACCTCCACGCCGTGCCCGACGATCCTGGTCTCGCAGTGCTCGCAGATCGGCGCCATCCTGTGGATGGCGCACTCGAAGCAGTCGAAGGTGTGCACGTCCCCGCTGACCGTGTGCACCTCGAACGCCATCCAGTAGTCGTTACCGCATACCTCGCAGGTAGCCATCGCGAAACCCCCCGAAATCGGACCGTCATCCCAGGGTCGGGGAACGGACACACCGGGGCAACCGAAACGGGCGAACCTGATCCGGCTCGACGGCGAGTCGCCCCGGCGTGTCACGCGTTGGGCCTGGTGACCGCCTCGACCCTGGAGGATCCCGTGATCAAGCGCAACCGACTCTTCGGCAACCAGACCCGCGTCACCTTCTGCCTGCCCCGGGACACCCCGCCCGGCCCGGTCAGCGTGGTCGGCTGCTTCAACGACTGGGAGCCCGGCCGGCACGAGCTGGTGTCCCGGCGCGACGGCACCCGGACGGTGACCGTCCGCCTCGGCCCCGGCGAGTACCGCTTCCGCTACCTCGCCAGCGGCGGGGTCTGGCTGGACGACGACTCCGCCGACGCGGTGGACGAGCAGGGCAGCCGGCTCCGCCTCTGAGCGCCCGGCGCCACCACCCACGGTGACGCCGGGGTCCGCCCGGTCAGCCCTGGTCCGGCTCCAGCCGGATCGACACCGAGTTCACGCAGTGCCGGGTGTCCTTCGGGGTGAAACCCTCACCGGAGAAGACGTGCCCCAGGTGGCTGTCGCACCGGGCGCAGCGGATCTCCGTACGGCGCATGCCGAGGGTGTTGTCCGGGATCTCCTTGACCGCACCGGGGATGGCGTCGTCGAAGCTCGGCCAGCCGCAGTGCGAGTCGAACTTGGCGTCACTGCGGAACAGCTCCAGCCCGCAGGCCCGGCAGTGGTAGACGCCGGGGGTCTTGGTGTCGACGTACTCGCCGGTCCACGGGCGCTCGGTGCCGGCCTCGCGGAGCACCCGGAACTCCTCGGGGCTCAACCGGACCCGCCACTCGTCCTCGGTACGGGGCAGCTCACTCTCGGAAAGACTCACCGGTCAACGGTACGTCGGCTGTCGGTGCCGTCGCATAGGGTCGCGCCATGGGTGCCAGGGCCACGGCCGAGGAGTTCGAGATCGCCGGACACACCGTCCGGCTGAGCAGCCCGGATCGGGTGATCTTCCCCGAGCGCGGGTTCACCAAGGCCGACGTCTTCCACTACTACGTGGCGGTCGGCGAGGGCATCATGCGGGCGTTGAGGGAGCGCCCGACGACGCTGCAACGCTTCCCCGAGGGCATCGGCGGGGAGATGTTCTTCCAGAAGCGGGTGCCCGCCCGGGGCGTACCCCCGTGGGTGCGGACGGCCGAGATCAGCTTCCCCAGCGGCCGGACCGCCGC
The Micromonospora sp. R77 DNA segment above includes these coding regions:
- a CDS encoding isoamylase early set domain-containing protein codes for the protein MIKRNRLFGNQTRVTFCLPRDTPPGPVSVVGCFNDWEPGRHELVSRRDGTRTVTVRLGPGEYRFRYLASGGVWLDDDSADAVDEQGSRLRL
- the msrB gene encoding peptide-methionine (R)-S-oxide reductase MsrB, coding for MSLSESELPRTEDEWRVRLSPEEFRVLREAGTERPWTGEYVDTKTPGVYHCRACGLELFRSDAKFDSHCGWPSFDDAIPGAVKEIPDNTLGMRRTEIRCARCDSHLGHVFSGEGFTPKDTRHCVNSVSIRLEPDQG
- a CDS encoding Prokaryotic metallothionein, whose product is MATCEVCGNDYWMAFEVHTVSGDVHTFDCFECAIHRMAPICEHCETRIVGHGVEVSGRFFCCAHCARATEGDRGAEIRDAVGARPA